TGAaatttatttcttcttgtccTTGGATTTCAGAAGTTTCGAAAATTTacctctttttttcttctctggAGACTTACCATCAGCACTTGCTTCTGATTGTTGAGTGGATTGCGTAGAAGCAGGAGCGGATTGaggtggtggattttttGGTAAATGTAAAGCATGCGAAACTGGAGGCGCCACCGGGGCGAAAGCTTCTAGCATGAAATCTGGTGgtctttctctttcctttGCATCATCTTGCAATTGCAAATTCTTCCTGTCATTGGTCAAATTCTCCACACTTTTGAGGAAGGAAAGAGGTGTGATGATAGCATCACTGCCGATGAAAATGTCCctgttcttcaaatttgaCTGTTCATAGATGGCTTTGATTTCGAGATTCGTCACACCACCGATAATGTAGTAAAAGAATCTCTGTCTAGGGGCCCTCTTCTGATTTATATTGTTTTTAGTCCATGCTGCCTTATGTCTCGGATTTCTTAAGGATGCGGAGCTATTTACATTTACTGAATAACCGGAAACTTCTGCACTTTGTTCATCCAGcaattcaattggtttATCCTTAACGTATGGGAAAAGCTCTTCCGACACTAACAATGGATTGGCTATAATTTTGGCTAAAATGTTCCCTATAGCTGGGATGTATCTGGAGGTGTTGTACACCGATGAATCCTTGACAATGGTGTCGTGGAACCACTCTTTTTTGTAAGGTTTATTCTTGGGGCTCTCTTTAATTAGCTGGAACCCTAGTTGATCGAAGTTCCTAAAGAGAAGCATGAAATGACTAAAAAAATCGTgattttcaccaataccaatgaATGCCAATAGTTTTATGAGATCTTGCTCAATTATACCACCACGATAAAGGGCATAAACAATGATGTGACGGATCTTATCAATAACATTAGATTCCTTAATGTTCAAGGCCTCTAACAAATTATAAGTGACATTCTTAACTCTTTCACCGTCCATATCGGTACCAAAACCTGCGCAACATTGTTCTAAATCTGCTGATTCTGCTAATCTTCTTTCCTGATTGATTATcaaacatttttcaatcaaaGTTCTATGTAAAATCATTCTCCTTCTCTCCTcatcaaaatcttttaaatgAGCAACCACACTCAACAAATCTGTTGTGGTTTTCACATTAGACCTATCCACCAATTTTGGGTTTTTAGCGATCATTTCTTTAATCTTGGCGTTCAAATACTCGTTGGCATCTACGATATGTTGATTTTTCAGTTCTGCCCAATCAGGGTCCAAGAGATCCAGCAATCTGGAagttttttcctcttgttcaCCTCTTTCATTTTCGGCTGTGTAGTTAAACACATCTGTAGCTGGATCCACATCAGGAACCAAGTCGTAGACCATGGACTTATAAGTAAAATCATGTAAAACTGGACTCAACAAGTCTAAACATCTGTCTGTGATAAGACAAACAGCCCTCGGCCTCTGTGATGGTGGTGGGTAATCTTGATGTTCTCTAGCGTAGTTATCTAGTGTAGTTTGGAATTCGAATGCGATCCTCTTTGCTAATAAAGTTGCTGGGGTCAATTTCTCCTGGTTTGGTTGTGGTTCCGAGTACCTAATGATGGGGTATTCACCAGTAACTATGCACAAGTTTAACAATGAATGAATGGTTTTCTTTACGTTTCTGTCAATCAAATCGATACATTGCTTGTTAAAGAACAGTTGTAAAGATCGATCGATATCCATTGTTAAAAAGAATTGGGTCTCCTTCGGTATGAAAGAAAGTTCAACTTCCTTAATGCTAGCCAAATATTGAGGGATAAACCGCTTAGATTTAAAGTAATCTACCATCTTCGGATCCGTTCCTGGTAAGAACCTTATATGCGCCCGTCTATAACGTGGAGGCCTCATTCTAAAGTCAACATCAATACAGTTGATGTTATACTTATTAGGTTTCAAAAGATAGACAGCTTCCACTGATGATTGTCCCTTCCTATTGGGAGAATCTATCCTATCCACGCCGGTAACATGTCTAAGCAATTCCCCAGGATTGGAGAACAAATATGAAAGAAACTTTTCCACTTCTACATCGATCACCAGAAATTTAACGTTATGAGGAGTTTGAACCTCGCTAAGCAGACTCAGCAGATTATTCCTTTGTAATTCGATCAGATCAGACATCCTGGTTTTGAACAGCaatcaaatccaataaCAGCGGCTTTAACTTCACCAATTCTGGGAGGAATCAGACAGCAGAAATTGCCAGATCCTCACAGGATTAACTAGTACAAATTAGGAACCTAACGGTAAGATGAAGACTACCCCTTAGTAGTCGAAAAGGTGACCTGGGGTTAAGAGTACCTCTGTTTTTTCGAGCTTCTGACCTGCAGGCTAAGAAACGTAATCATAAACTACGAATTTAAGATGTATGGAGGAACTATGAGAGAATGTGGCTCTAGAGAATTGTTAAAGATCTATGTAAGCCCATGAACAGTCACCCATGACGTTCTTAATCAATTCTGCGCTGTCGATTTATCCTTATATCTTTATCTTGTAAGCGGTTATCCTATCCAAACGGATTTAATTTCTGGACGCGAGAAATATCAGTAGTAATTGCCTTAGATCAATTCAAAAATGCTCCTGGGTACGCTAATGACCAAGTCCAGCTTTGTCCCCCATCTAGCCATTTAGTAGTAAAATTTGGTGAGCTGAAGAATGCATAAGAAGTGTTTGGATCGAACAGAGCGACATTTAACATAATGATACCTTTCCAACCGTCGTCAATTGCGTCTACAATGGGTCTCAATTTTTGTTCCCACTCTTCCTGTACAAATTTGGAACTTCTCACAAATGATGATGCTGGTGTGATGGGGATAGCGTGAATCATTTGAATATATTGCAACTGATTACCGAAATACGTGGTATGATCAATTTTGTTTTCAAACTTAATGCCACTCACTTTATTGGCTACTAGCTCTCTAGGCATAATTTGGTTATCATCGGTATAAAGGAAGTAAGAGTTTAACGAAGTTCTTAGTACACCTAGTTGGATATTACCGatattgatcaaattggTATTTTGAGTAGCAAGCCCCCACAGTTTCAAGGAATATGAAGCATTGACATCTTCAGAACTTGACTCTTGATCTTTACCATCGCCGCTTTCAAAAAGACCCTTGGCCCAAGAATGTCCATTAAACCAGTCAAATGATCTGAAAACggggaaaaattgatctttaTCTGATGGATTGGCATAATCTCTAATTAAGGTTTCAACCCATTGTCTGTTTTCCGATAACCAGGTCTTGTCTCCTACTTCTCTGTCCACTATTCCCAGGATAGCAGCTGTAATTACATGGTAACTATAGTGGAAATGGTGATCATTATAATAAGAATTACCAAAGTCTTGGGAATTGGTACCCGAAGATATGATACCACCCCAAGTGGTATCATATTTGAGCGGCAAAACTTGACTATTGGTCACAAAACGAGCCATGGCTTGTTTTAAACGTGGCATTAAAACAGATACTAGTGATTCATCTCTGAGAATGAAATGACAACAGTAAAGTATCCAGGCGTATTTAGCCAATGCCTTCCCTGAGAAGTACATTGAGTCTAAATGTGATTCATTCATCACATCACCGTGTACCTCTTGAGACGCAGCGTTTTTAATAGTTTCCAATACTTGCGGAGAATAATTGGGCCTCGAGGGTGCATTGGGGATTGTAGTAAATGGTTCAAAAGCTAATTTATCAGGTATTTCAACTCTCATATGGAATGAATTGGTGATGTAACCAGTCATTACGCCGCATACCGTAGAATCTAATCTGGAGGCAGTTCTGTGGGGCAACATAAGTTCAGTGAATGATAATTCATGATGAGGAAGAGCATACATCAAGGTACTACCACTCGATGAGCTACCGGATACTGTGTAATTGAATGAATATTCACCTGTATTTCCCTGTACACTGCTTTTCAATTCGCAGTCCATTGGGAAGCATCCTGCCGCCGagtcaatttcatctttgaaatcagCTCCCAATTGGAAGACAGTTCCTTGCACTCTTTGGTTACCAATGATGGTATATGGATCGACTAGATTTAATTGCACCGGTGGGCCTGTGACATAAAGCGACCATGTGATcccattttccaaagttaCAGCATATTTTTGTCCACTACTAGAGCTTCCTACAGGCCTAAAATCTCTGAAGGCAACTGCAGATTGAATTCTTGGTACCAAATTACGATAAATGGCAGTAACAAACCCCATACCTTGCACTAGAGGGAAGTGAATGAATTGACTctcatttttcttcagtAATACTTGGGCTGACATATGCTTCAAATGGCTAAATCCCAAAGAAGTTTCCTGTTCACTAACGAACTCTGGTGAAGAGAAGACAAACGATTTGATACCAATAGGATTGAATAGGAATTGTGGTGGCCCATCATCAGGTCCTAACACCCTTTGGGCGGCGGTGCAGTGAGCAACAGCCATACctaaaaatggattttccTTGCAGTACCACAGTGAATATGGATGAGTCCATACGGCATTTGTTTGATTACTGACGAGCATGTTACCATAGAATTTATTTGTTTCAATAGGTTTTCCCTGATTGTTCAGCCCTACGGGTATAGGAACTTCATGTGTAGCTCTTGTAAAAGTATCTAATGGTTGTGCTGGAGGGAATAcattatcaaaatcaatGCATCCGTCAAGGTCCAATTGTGACATTTGTCTTGAAATATCATCTGTTCCTAACGAACCACCAGTGAATGAAGATTCTGCTGTATTCGTTGTTCTTGGTGGTGCTGATGCAATACTCTTTGCTGTTTCTGATGGTCCTGTAGAATTGCCCACGGGCGTAGATGCGGCACTGCCTGGTCTAGGTCCCACAGGCGGTGGACCTGCTGGTCTGGATGGAGTTGGAGGAGGCCCATTAGGTCTCGAGGGcgttggtggtggtccaGCGGGTCGTGATGGCGTTGGTGGAGGTCCATCAGGTCGAGTGAAAGTTCCAGGTGGTGGTCCTACAGGTCTTGAGGGCGTTGGTGGAGGTCCATCAGGTCGAGTGAAAGTTCCAGGTGGTGGTCCTACAGGTCTTGAGGGCGTTGGTGGAGGTCCATCAGGTCGAGTAAAAGTTCCAGGAGGTGGTCCTGGAGGTCTAGCAGGACGTTGCGGTAAATCAGGGGGTCTCGATGGTAAAGGCGGTGCAGATGAACCTTCGAAGTTTCTCGCCGGTATAGGAGGAGGAATTGGTGAACCTCCGACGGCTTCTTCATAAGAGGGTGGATTGTCTTCACCACTTATAGATGGAATTGGTGGATTACCACTACCAGGTAGAGGCATAGGAGGTCTTGAATATACCATTACCAATGATTAGTTGCGCTTATATCTATTGAATGGTAGtaatggtttcaaaatgAGCAGATCTTGGAGAAATTCGTGCAAAAAGTTCGGCAGCAGAGGCAAACTATCATTTAATTGAGGTCCTAAAAACCTGAGAACtatcaaattcttgatcttcttaTTTGTCAAAATTTGTATTTGTTTATACCTTCGTGTTGAAGCTATTTGTTATTGTCTGTAGTCAAACGGCCTTAATTCGAAAAATTACTGATGATGAGCTGAGGTGAGCTTCCAACAAATCATTTGTATAGAGGCAAAGGAAACGTTTTTAGATGGCTagtaatgatgaagagcACAAGAGGCTATACCTGCTACTATTGCAGGAGTCCAGGATCCTGCATCTGGTCTATCACAGGAACAAAAATCAGCATCAAAGAGCTCACTGGTGGAAAAGAATGAATATGCTCAAAAGGAATTGTGATCAGGTAGTTAAACTACTCGTAGGGAGAAGAGTGCGGAAATTGGATGAATTGACTCGCCTATACCATCTTTTACATGGTTTTATCAAGAAGCAGTTGACAAAGACATATCAAGCCTTTAATAATGTTATAGCTCTGGGACAATTTGTCACTATGGGTGTGGTACTTGTCGGTATTTTAGCAAGAGTGTATTCATCCTATGGAAAACTTCTAGAAATCTATGAATCACAATTTAGAGATGCTGGGTTTATCAGAGTACCGAGTGAGAAACCTATGGAGACTAAGCAATTTATGGAATCACTgatagaagaagaattgggcGAGGCAGTACCGACAGAGCCAATCAAAACTGTACCACCAGAACCAACTGCCACCAAAGTGCCATCTGCTGAGGGCACTAGGtctaagaagaaaaactccaagaagaagaagaaatctgCAATCGATAGCATATTTGGGTAAGCTTTGctgttttttcaaatacatATGTACAAGTATATCAAATCAGATACCATCATTCCTGCCATTAATCAATCTATCAGCCCAAGTTGGCAGT
The genomic region above belongs to Zygosaccharomyces rouxii strain CBS732 chromosome F complete sequence and contains:
- the SEC1 gene encoding Sec1p (similar to uniprot|P30619 Saccharomyces cerevisiae YDR164C SEC1 Sm-like protein involved in docking and fusion of exocytic vesicles through binding to assembled SNARE complexes at the membrane localization to sites of secretion (bud neck and bud tip) is dependent on SNARE function); protein product: MSDLIELQRNNLLSLLSEVQTPHNVKFLVIDVEVEKFLSYLFSNPGELLRHVTGVDRIDSPNRKGQSSVEAVYLLKPNKYNINCIDVDFRMRPPRYRRAHIRFLPGTDPKMVDYFKSKRFIPQYLASIKEVELSFIPKETQFFLTMDIDRSLQLFFNKQCIDLIDRNVKKTIHSLLNLCIVTGEYPIIRYSEPQPNQEKLTPATLLAKRIAFEFQTTLDNYAREHQDYPPPSQRPRAVCLITDRCLDLLSPVLHDFTYKSMVYDLVPDVDPATDVFNYTAENERGEQEEKTSRLLDLLDPDWAELKNQHIVDANEYLNAKIKEMIAKNPKLVDRSNVKTTTDLLSVVAHLKDFDEERRRMILHRTLIEKCLIINQERRLAESADLEQCCAGFGTDMDGERVKNVTYNLLEALNIKESNVIDKIRHIIVYALYRGGIIEQDLIKLLAFIGIGENHDFFSHFMLLFRNFDQLGFQLIKESPKNKPYKKEWFHDTIVKDSSVYNTSRYIPAIGNILAKIIANPLLVSEELFPYVKDKPIELLDEQSAEVSGYSVNVNSSASLRNPRHKAAWTKNNINQKRAPRQRFFYYIIGGVTNLEIKAIYEQSNLKNRDIFIGSDAIITPLSFLKSVENLTNDRKNLQLQDDAKERERPPDFMLEAFAPVAPPVSHALHLPKNPPPQSAPASTQSTQQSEASADGKSPEKKKRGKFSKLLKSKDKKK
- the ACF2 gene encoding endo-1,3(4)-beta-glucanase (similar to uniprot|Q07268 Saccharomyces cerevisiae YLR144C ACF2 Intracellular beta-1 3-endoglucanase expression is induced during sporulation may have a role in cortical actin cytoskeleton assembly), yielding MVYSRPPMPLPGSGNPPIPSISGEDNPPSYEEAVGGSPIPPPIPARNFEGSSAPPLPSRPPDLPQRPARPPGPPPGTFTRPDGPPPTPSRPVGPPPGTFTRPDGPPPTPSRPVGPPPGTFTRPDGPPPTPSRPAGPPPTPSRPNGPPPTPSRPAGPPPVGPRPGSAASTPVGNSTGPSETAKSIASAPPRTTNTAESSFTGGSLGTDDISRQMSQLDLDGCIDFDNVFPPAQPLDTFTRATHEVPIPVGLNNQGKPIETNKFYGNMLVSNQTNAVWTHPYSLWYCKENPFLGMAVAHCTAAQRVLGPDDGPPQFLFNPIGIKSFVFSSPEFVSEQETSLGFSHLKHMSAQVLLKKNESQFIHFPLVQGMGFVTAIYRNLVPRIQSAVAFRDFRPVGSSSSGQKYAVTLENGITWSLYVTGPPVQLNLVDPYTIIGNQRVQGTVFQLGADFKDEIDSAAGCFPMDCELKSSVQGNTGEYSFNYTVSGSSSSGSTLMYALPHHELSFTELMLPHRTASRLDSTVCGVMTGYITNSFHMRVEIPDKLAFEPFTTIPNAPSRPNYSPQVLETIKNAASQEVHGDVMNESHLDSMYFSGKALAKYAWILYCCHFILRDESLVSVLMPRLKQAMARFVTNSQVLPLKYDTTWGGIISSGTNSQDFGNSYYNDHHFHYSYHVITAAILGIVDREVGDKTWLSENRQWVETLIRDYANPSDKDQFFPVFRSFDWFNGHSWAKGLFESGDGKDQESSSEDVNASYSLKLWGLATQNTNLINIGNIQLGVLRTSLNSYFLYTDDNQIMPRELVANKVSGIKFENKIDHTTYFGNQLQYIQMIHAIPITPASSFVRSSKFVQEEWEQKLRPIVDAIDDGWKGIIMLNVALFDPNTSYAFFSSPNFTTKWLDGGQSWTWSLAYPGAFLN
- the RMP1 gene encoding Rmp1p (similar to gnl|GLV|KLLA0D17072g Kluyveromyces lactis KLLA0D17072g and weakly similar to YLR145W uniprot|Q12530 Saccharomyces cerevisiae YLR145W RMP1 Protein required for cell viability component of RNase MRP which is involved in RNA processing in mitochondria), which produces MASNDEEHKRLYLLLLQESRILHLVYHRNKNQHQRAHWWKRMNMLKRNCDQVVKLLVGRRVRKLDELTRLYHLLHGFIKKQLTKTYQAFNNVIALGQFVTMGVVLVGILARVYSSYGKLLEIYESQFRDAGFIRVPSEKPMETKQFMESLIEEELGEAVPTEPIKTVPPEPTATKVPSAEGTRSKKKNSKKKKKSAIDSIFG